The following DNA comes from Pseudomonadales bacterium.
AGCGACGGCGCGCACCAATTCGCATATGATGACCGCACTTAAGGCACACATCAGCATTTTTTTCGAGCTCAGGCTTGTATAAAACCCCTTCACATTTCGGGCATTTTTTCCACAGCCCCTCTGGCACCTTTGAATCGTTCCCGCCCTGAGGCTTTGGCGAATCTTTTCTAATAGCCGGTAAAATTTTATTAACCCAGCTCATGGTACATCCCCTATTATCATTTGCGGCACTCAATAGTTACAGAGTAGCCAGCTGATCATCTTGTTATCAATTTAATAAATAATGGCTAGATCAGTTTATCACAATCAATTGATTGCTTCTCGGATTGTCTGTGTAAAAGCTTTCACCGATGCAATAGCGTCAGATGCTGAATCAGCCTGCGCTATTCGATCAACAATCGCGCTCCCAACTACGGCGCCGTCTGCCAAGGCTGCAATTTGTCGAGCAGAATCCGCATCTTTGATACCAAAACCGACACACAGCGGCAGGTCAGTAACCGTTCGAATTTCGGCAAGCTTCGACTTAACCGAGTCAACATCCAAATGACCAGCTCCGGTGACGCCTTTTAGTGAGACATAATAAATATATCCCGTAGCAGCTTTGACAATTTTCTGTACCCGAGAAAACTCAGTGGTTGGCGCTATCAAGAAGATATTATCAATCTCAAACTGACTTAAAATCGACTGAAATTGATCGGCTTCTTCGGGCGGCAAATCAACCACTAATACACCGTCTACACCAGCTGCTTTCGCTTGCTCAGCAAAACGTTGATAGCCCATAACCTCAATCGGATTGGCATATCCCATTAAAACTACTGGGGTAGTCGTATCGGTTTGACGAAACTCAGCCACCATGGCAAGAGTATCGCGCAAGCTCACCTTATTGGCCAAAGCGCGCTCATGCGCCAGCTGAATTGTCGGACCTTCCGCCATAGGGTCAGAAAAACCGACACCTAGCTCAAGAATATCGGCGCCAGAATCAACCAAGGCATGCATCATGTCAACCGTGGCTGACAGGCTTGGATCGCCAGATACAAAATAAGGGATTAAGGCCTTTTTGGAGGCCGTTTTTAATTCAGCCAATCGGCCTGCAATTCTACTCACTTTATCTACTTCTTATGGTTAAGGCTATTAAGCTATTGAAATACCATCGATACCGGCAATGGTATGAATATCTTTATCGCCACGACCCGATAAATTCACAATAATCGTTTGATCTGGCTGCATCTCTGCCGCCAGCTTGCGTGCATAAGCCAATCCATGACTGGTTTCCAATGCTGGCATAATACCCTCGATTTGGGTTAATTCGCGAAATGCATCAAGGGCTTCCTCATCAGTCGCAGCGGTATAATTTACGCGACCAATATCGTTCAACCAAGCATGTTCGGGCCCAACACCAGGATAATCAAGACCCGCTGAGACTGAATGCGTGTGCATAATTTGCCCATCTTCATCTTCCATCAAATATGTGCGATTTCCGTGTAACACACCGGGCTTACCCTTGGAAATTGGTGCAGCATGATCATCCGTGTGCAAACCTAGGCCGCCCGCTTCGACGCCATACATCGCAACCGATTGATCTTCGAGAAATGGATGAAATAAACCAATCGCATTTGAGCCACCGCCTACACAGGCCACGAGAGCATCAGGAAGTCGTCCGGTTTGCGCTAAACACTGAGCCCTTGCCTCACGCCCTATCACCGACTGAAAGTCTCTCACCAGCTGCGGGTAAGGATGTGGACCAGCTGCGGTTCCAATAATATAGAAAGTATCGTCAACATTGGTGACCCAGTCTCGCATCGCTTCGTTCATCGCATCTTTTAAGGTTTTAGTACCCGACTGTACCGCAACAACTTTAGCACCTAACAATTTCATGCGATAAACATTCAGCGATTGACGCTGAACATCAGTCTCACCCATAAACACAATACACTCAAGACCCAAGCGAGCAGCCACCGTTGCAGAGGCAACACCATGCTGCCCGGCGCCAGTTTCGGCGATAATTCGCTGTTTACCCATGTGCTTGGCCAGCAAGGCTTGGCCAATAGTATTGTTGATTTTATGTGCACCGGTATGATTTAGGTCTTCGCGCTTAAGATATATTTGTGCACCGCCAATCAATGTCGACCATCGCTCGGCATGATATAAAGGGCTTGGGCGACCCACATATTGCGCCAAATCATGATCAAACGCTTGTTGGAAATCTGGATCTGAACGCAGCTGTTGATAGGCCGCGTTCAATTCATCAAGCGCTGAGATTAAGGTTTCTGAAACGAATCTGCCGCCAAATATGCCAAAGCGGCCGTTTTCATCTGGAAACATTGAAAAGTCATTCGGTATTGCTGATGTGTCGCTCATAATAATTCACGTAATTTGAGTAGATTTTGCCTGTTCTATAAACGCTTTTAGCTTGTCTTTGGATTTTTTACCGGGGTATTGTTCTACACCGCCGCTGACGTCAACCGCATAGGGTTGGCTTTGCTGAATCGCCTCAGCGACGTTACTGGGATTCAAACCACCGGCTAAAATGAGGGGTTTGGCAGATTTAGGCACAAGCTGCCAATCAAAACTTTCGCCGGTGCCACCAGGCATATCTTGCTTAAAAGTATCCAGTAAAAATCCTTGAGCGGAATCGTATTGCTGCATCATGGCTGCAAGACTGTCAGCCGAGCTGTCAGGCTTTACTGGGATTGACTTTATGTAAGGACGGTCAAACTGTGCGCAGAAATCAGCAGTCTCCTCGCCATGAAACTGTAGCAGCTGAAAATTTGCAGAGGCCAATAATTGCTCAATAAATGCTTTTTCTGCATTCACGAATAATGCAACCGTTTGAACAAACGGCGGCACCGCGGCAACTAAGGATTCAGCTTGCTCGATACTGATCGCTCGTTTGCTGGGCGGATAAAATACAAAACCAAGGGCATCAGCACCAGCCATAACAGCAGCTGCAATATCATCAGCATTGGTAATGCCACAAATCTTAACGCGCATCATACAGTTACCCAAAAAATCGGGCTAGATAGTAGCAGAATCAGCCTTTGCTGTCTGCCCTATGCCGTGACAATTTATGCGCAAGCATCAGTCAAATGAGGACTCTAACAAAGATGGGCCTTTTGTCAGCTGCGGTATAGCAAAACTATCTGGGTAATCAACTGCAACTAAATAAAGCCCGTCAGGTTTCGCAGTTACCGAGGCTTGCTGTCGATCTCGACTCTGCAATACTTGCTGCGCCCACTCAACGGGTTTTCGACCATCGCCAATTTCCATTAATACTGCAGCAATATTTCTCACCATATGCAATAAAAAAGCATTGGCCTTAATCTCAATCACAAGCACATCATGAGAACGACGCACGGTAATATACTCGACACAGCGAAAGGAAGAATGCGATTGGCAGGCTGCTGCCTGAAATGCACTAAAGTCATTCTCACCTAACAGAGCTTGCGCCGCCTGATGCATTTTATCAGCAGCTAAAGGCCGCTCATGCC
Coding sequences within:
- a CDS encoding phosphoribosylanthranilate isomerase, whose amino-acid sequence is MRVKICGITNADDIAAAVMAGADALGFVFYPPSKRAISIEQAESLVAAVPPFVQTVALFVNAEKAFIEQLLASANFQLLQFHGEETADFCAQFDRPYIKSIPVKPDSSADSLAAMMQQYDSAQGFLLDTFKQDMPGGTGESFDWQLVPKSAKPLILAGGLNPSNVAEAIQQSQPYAVDVSGGVEQYPGKKSKDKLKAFIEQAKSTQIT
- a CDS encoding tryptophan synthase subunit alpha, giving the protein MSRIAGRLAELKTASKKALIPYFVSGDPSLSATVDMMHALVDSGADILELGVGFSDPMAEGPTIQLAHERALANKVSLRDTLAMVAEFRQTDTTTPVVLMGYANPIEVMGYQRFAEQAKAAGVDGVLVVDLPPEEADQFQSILSQFEIDNIFLIAPTTEFSRVQKIVKAATGYIYYVSLKGVTGAGHLDVDSVKSKLAEIRTVTDLPLCVGFGIKDADSARQIAALADGAVVGSAIVDRIAQADSASDAIASVKAFTQTIREAIN
- the trpB gene encoding tryptophan synthase subunit beta, with product MSDTSAIPNDFSMFPDENGRFGIFGGRFVSETLISALDELNAAYQQLRSDPDFQQAFDHDLAQYVGRPSPLYHAERWSTLIGGAQIYLKREDLNHTGAHKINNTIGQALLAKHMGKQRIIAETGAGQHGVASATVAARLGLECIVFMGETDVQRQSLNVYRMKLLGAKVVAVQSGTKTLKDAMNEAMRDWVTNVDDTFYIIGTAAGPHPYPQLVRDFQSVIGREARAQCLAQTGRLPDALVACVGGGSNAIGLFHPFLEDQSVAMYGVEAGGLGLHTDDHAAPISKGKPGVLHGNRTYLMEDEDGQIMHTHSVSAGLDYPGVGPEHAWLNDIGRVNYTAATDEEALDAFRELTQIEGIMPALETSHGLAYARKLAAEMQPDQTIIVNLSGRGDKDIHTIAGIDGISIA